Proteins from a single region of Zonotrichia leucophrys gambelii isolate GWCS_2022_RI chromosome 17, RI_Zleu_2.0, whole genome shotgun sequence:
- the SH3GLB2 gene encoding endophilin-B2 isoform X2 encodes MEFNVKKLASDAGVFFSRAMQFTEEKLGQAEKTELDAHFENLLARADCTKNWTEKILRQTEVLLQPNPSARVEEFLYEKLDRKVPSRVTNGELLAQYMTEAANDFGPGTPYGKTLIKVGETQRRLGAAEREFIRSASISFLTPLRNFLEGDWRTISKERRILQNRRLDLDACKARLKKAKAAEAKAAAVPDFQETRPRNYVLSASASALWSDEVEKAEHELRLTQTEFDRQAEVTRLLLEGISSTHVNHLRCLHEFVESQTNYYAQCYQFMLDLQKQLGRFSGTFVGNTESASPAAAASPPVAAATLPAVPTIPVVPTIVGVPNTVAEGVLNPNEVKPPASGTRRARVLYDYEAADSTELALLADEMITVYSLPGMDPDWLIGERGNQKGKVPVTYLELLS; translated from the exons TTTACTGAAGAAAAGCTGGGCCAGGCTGAGAAGACTGAGCTTGATGCCCACTTTGAAAACCTCCTGGCCAGGGCAGACTGCACAAAGAACTGGACAGAGAAGATCTTGCGTCAGACCGAGGTTCTGCTACAGCCAAACCCCA GTGCCAGAGTGGAAGAGTTCCTGTATGAGAAGCTGGACAGGAAGGTGCCTTCCCGGGTCACCAacggggagctgctggcacagtaCATGACAGAGGCAGCCAATGACTTTGGGCCAGGGACACCTTATG GAAAGACTTTGATTAAAGTTGGAGAGACTCAGAGGCGCTTGGGTGCAGCAGAACGGGAATTCATCCGCTCTGCCTCCATCAGCTTCCTGACCCCGCTGCGCAACTTCCTGGAGGGGGACTGGAGAACCATCTCT AAAGAGAGGAGGATCCTGCAGAACCGACGCCTGGACCTGGATGCCTGCAAAGCCAGGTTGAAGAAGGCCAAAGCTGCCGAGGCAAAAGCAGCG gctgtgcctgacTTTCAGGAAACCAGACCTCGTAATTACGTGCTCTCCGCCAGCGCATCAGCG CTCTGGAGCGACGAGGTGGAAAAG GCGGAGCACGAGCTCAGGCTCACCCAGACCGAGTTCGACCGGCAGGCGGAGGTGAcccggctgctgctggagggcatCAGCAGCACCCAC gtgAATCATCTTCGCTGTCTCCACGAGTTTGTGGAGTCTCAGACCAACTACTATGCTCAGTGCTACCAGTTCATGCTGGATCTACAGAAGCAGCTGGGCAG ATTTTCAGGTACGTTCGTGGGCAACACAGAATCTGCATCTccggcagctgctgcctctcctcctgttgctgctgccaccctccctgctgtgcctaCAATCCCAGTGGTGCCCACAATTGTTGGGGTGCCCAACACCGTGGCAGAGGGGGTGCTGAACCCCAATGAAGTCAAACCTCCTGCCAGTGGGACACGCAGGGCCAGAGTCCTCTACGACTACGAAGCAGCCGACAGCACCGAGCTGGCACTTCTTGCAGATGAG ATGATCACTGTGTACAGCCTGCCAGGCATGGATCCAGACTGGCTCATAGGGGAAAGAGGGAACCAGAAAGGGAAAGTTCCTGTCACTTACTTGGAACTGTTAAGTTAA
- the SH3GLB2 gene encoding endophilin-B2 isoform X3 yields MEFNVKKLASDAGVFFSRAMQFTEEKLGQAEKTELDAHFENLLARADCTKNWTEKILRQTEVLLQPNPSARVEEFLYEKLDRKVPSRVTNGELLAQYMTEAANDFGPGTPYGKTLIKVGETQRRLGAAEREFIRSASISFLTPLRNFLEGDWRTISKERRILQNRRLDLDACKARLKKAKAAEAKAALWSDEVEKAEHELRLTQTEFDRQAEVTRLLLEGISSTHVNHLRCLHEFVESQTNYYAQCYQFMLDLQKQLGSSKGEIFSGTFVGNTESASPAAAASPPVAAATLPAVPTIPVVPTIVGVPNTVAEGVLNPNEVKPPASGTRRARVLYDYEAADSTELALLADEMITVYSLPGMDPDWLIGERGNQKGKVPVTYLELLS; encoded by the exons TTTACTGAAGAAAAGCTGGGCCAGGCTGAGAAGACTGAGCTTGATGCCCACTTTGAAAACCTCCTGGCCAGGGCAGACTGCACAAAGAACTGGACAGAGAAGATCTTGCGTCAGACCGAGGTTCTGCTACAGCCAAACCCCA GTGCCAGAGTGGAAGAGTTCCTGTATGAGAAGCTGGACAGGAAGGTGCCTTCCCGGGTCACCAacggggagctgctggcacagtaCATGACAGAGGCAGCCAATGACTTTGGGCCAGGGACACCTTATG GAAAGACTTTGATTAAAGTTGGAGAGACTCAGAGGCGCTTGGGTGCAGCAGAACGGGAATTCATCCGCTCTGCCTCCATCAGCTTCCTGACCCCGCTGCGCAACTTCCTGGAGGGGGACTGGAGAACCATCTCT AAAGAGAGGAGGATCCTGCAGAACCGACGCCTGGACCTGGATGCCTGCAAAGCCAGGTTGAAGAAGGCCAAAGCTGCCGAGGCAAAAGCAGCG CTCTGGAGCGACGAGGTGGAAAAG GCGGAGCACGAGCTCAGGCTCACCCAGACCGAGTTCGACCGGCAGGCGGAGGTGAcccggctgctgctggagggcatCAGCAGCACCCAC gtgAATCATCTTCGCTGTCTCCACGAGTTTGTGGAGTCTCAGACCAACTACTATGCTCAGTGCTACCAGTTCATGCTGGATCTACAGAAGCAGCTGGGCAG CTCCAAAGGAGAAAT ATTTTCAGGTACGTTCGTGGGCAACACAGAATCTGCATCTccggcagctgctgcctctcctcctgttgctgctgccaccctccctgctgtgcctaCAATCCCAGTGGTGCCCACAATTGTTGGGGTGCCCAACACCGTGGCAGAGGGGGTGCTGAACCCCAATGAAGTCAAACCTCCTGCCAGTGGGACACGCAGGGCCAGAGTCCTCTACGACTACGAAGCAGCCGACAGCACCGAGCTGGCACTTCTTGCAGATGAG ATGATCACTGTGTACAGCCTGCCAGGCATGGATCCAGACTGGCTCATAGGGGAAAGAGGGAACCAGAAAGGGAAAGTTCCTGTCACTTACTTGGAACTGTTAAGTTAA
- the SH3GLB2 gene encoding endophilin-B2 isoform X4, which yields MEFNVKKLASDAGVFFSRAMQFTEEKLGQAEKTELDAHFENLLARADCTKNWTEKILRQTEVLLQPNPSARVEEFLYEKLDRKVPSRVTNGELLAQYMTEAANDFGPGTPYGKTLIKVGETQRRLGAAEREFIRSASISFLTPLRNFLEGDWRTISKERRILQNRRLDLDACKARLKKAKAAEAKAAAEHELRLTQTEFDRQAEVTRLLLEGISSTHVNHLRCLHEFVESQTNYYAQCYQFMLDLQKQLGSSKGEIFSGTFVGNTESASPAAAASPPVAAATLPAVPTIPVVPTIVGVPNTVAEGVLNPNEVKPPASGTRRARVLYDYEAADSTELALLADEMITVYSLPGMDPDWLIGERGNQKGKVPVTYLELLS from the exons TTTACTGAAGAAAAGCTGGGCCAGGCTGAGAAGACTGAGCTTGATGCCCACTTTGAAAACCTCCTGGCCAGGGCAGACTGCACAAAGAACTGGACAGAGAAGATCTTGCGTCAGACCGAGGTTCTGCTACAGCCAAACCCCA GTGCCAGAGTGGAAGAGTTCCTGTATGAGAAGCTGGACAGGAAGGTGCCTTCCCGGGTCACCAacggggagctgctggcacagtaCATGACAGAGGCAGCCAATGACTTTGGGCCAGGGACACCTTATG GAAAGACTTTGATTAAAGTTGGAGAGACTCAGAGGCGCTTGGGTGCAGCAGAACGGGAATTCATCCGCTCTGCCTCCATCAGCTTCCTGACCCCGCTGCGCAACTTCCTGGAGGGGGACTGGAGAACCATCTCT AAAGAGAGGAGGATCCTGCAGAACCGACGCCTGGACCTGGATGCCTGCAAAGCCAGGTTGAAGAAGGCCAAAGCTGCCGAGGCAAAAGCAGCG GCGGAGCACGAGCTCAGGCTCACCCAGACCGAGTTCGACCGGCAGGCGGAGGTGAcccggctgctgctggagggcatCAGCAGCACCCAC gtgAATCATCTTCGCTGTCTCCACGAGTTTGTGGAGTCTCAGACCAACTACTATGCTCAGTGCTACCAGTTCATGCTGGATCTACAGAAGCAGCTGGGCAG CTCCAAAGGAGAAAT ATTTTCAGGTACGTTCGTGGGCAACACAGAATCTGCATCTccggcagctgctgcctctcctcctgttgctgctgccaccctccctgctgtgcctaCAATCCCAGTGGTGCCCACAATTGTTGGGGTGCCCAACACCGTGGCAGAGGGGGTGCTGAACCCCAATGAAGTCAAACCTCCTGCCAGTGGGACACGCAGGGCCAGAGTCCTCTACGACTACGAAGCAGCCGACAGCACCGAGCTGGCACTTCTTGCAGATGAG ATGATCACTGTGTACAGCCTGCCAGGCATGGATCCAGACTGGCTCATAGGGGAAAGAGGGAACCAGAAAGGGAAAGTTCCTGTCACTTACTTGGAACTGTTAAGTTAA
- the SH3GLB2 gene encoding endophilin-B2 isoform X5: MEFNVKKLASDAGVFFSRAMQFTEEKLGQAEKTELDAHFENLLARADCTKNWTEKILRQTEVLLQPNPSARVEEFLYEKLDRKVPSRVTNGELLAQYMTEAANDFGPGTPYGKTLIKVGETQRRLGAAEREFIRSASISFLTPLRNFLEGDWRTISKERRILQNRRLDLDACKARLKKAKAAEAKAAAEHELRLTQTEFDRQAEVTRLLLEGISSTHVNHLRCLHEFVESQTNYYAQCYQFMLDLQKQLGRFSGTFVGNTESASPAAAASPPVAAATLPAVPTIPVVPTIVGVPNTVAEGVLNPNEVKPPASGTRRARVLYDYEAADSTELALLADEMITVYSLPGMDPDWLIGERGNQKGKVPVTYLELLS, encoded by the exons TTTACTGAAGAAAAGCTGGGCCAGGCTGAGAAGACTGAGCTTGATGCCCACTTTGAAAACCTCCTGGCCAGGGCAGACTGCACAAAGAACTGGACAGAGAAGATCTTGCGTCAGACCGAGGTTCTGCTACAGCCAAACCCCA GTGCCAGAGTGGAAGAGTTCCTGTATGAGAAGCTGGACAGGAAGGTGCCTTCCCGGGTCACCAacggggagctgctggcacagtaCATGACAGAGGCAGCCAATGACTTTGGGCCAGGGACACCTTATG GAAAGACTTTGATTAAAGTTGGAGAGACTCAGAGGCGCTTGGGTGCAGCAGAACGGGAATTCATCCGCTCTGCCTCCATCAGCTTCCTGACCCCGCTGCGCAACTTCCTGGAGGGGGACTGGAGAACCATCTCT AAAGAGAGGAGGATCCTGCAGAACCGACGCCTGGACCTGGATGCCTGCAAAGCCAGGTTGAAGAAGGCCAAAGCTGCCGAGGCAAAAGCAGCG GCGGAGCACGAGCTCAGGCTCACCCAGACCGAGTTCGACCGGCAGGCGGAGGTGAcccggctgctgctggagggcatCAGCAGCACCCAC gtgAATCATCTTCGCTGTCTCCACGAGTTTGTGGAGTCTCAGACCAACTACTATGCTCAGTGCTACCAGTTCATGCTGGATCTACAGAAGCAGCTGGGCAG ATTTTCAGGTACGTTCGTGGGCAACACAGAATCTGCATCTccggcagctgctgcctctcctcctgttgctgctgccaccctccctgctgtgcctaCAATCCCAGTGGTGCCCACAATTGTTGGGGTGCCCAACACCGTGGCAGAGGGGGTGCTGAACCCCAATGAAGTCAAACCTCCTGCCAGTGGGACACGCAGGGCCAGAGTCCTCTACGACTACGAAGCAGCCGACAGCACCGAGCTGGCACTTCTTGCAGATGAG ATGATCACTGTGTACAGCCTGCCAGGCATGGATCCAGACTGGCTCATAGGGGAAAGAGGGAACCAGAAAGGGAAAGTTCCTGTCACTTACTTGGAACTGTTAAGTTAA
- the SH3GLB2 gene encoding endophilin-B2 isoform X1, which produces MEFNVKKLASDAGVFFSRAMQFTEEKLGQAEKTELDAHFENLLARADCTKNWTEKILRQTEVLLQPNPSARVEEFLYEKLDRKVPSRVTNGELLAQYMTEAANDFGPGTPYGKTLIKVGETQRRLGAAEREFIRSASISFLTPLRNFLEGDWRTISKERRILQNRRLDLDACKARLKKAKAAEAKAAAVPDFQETRPRNYVLSASASALWSDEVEKAEHELRLTQTEFDRQAEVTRLLLEGISSTHVNHLRCLHEFVESQTNYYAQCYQFMLDLQKQLGSSKGEIFSGTFVGNTESASPAAAASPPVAAATLPAVPTIPVVPTIVGVPNTVAEGVLNPNEVKPPASGTRRARVLYDYEAADSTELALLADEMITVYSLPGMDPDWLIGERGNQKGKVPVTYLELLS; this is translated from the exons TTTACTGAAGAAAAGCTGGGCCAGGCTGAGAAGACTGAGCTTGATGCCCACTTTGAAAACCTCCTGGCCAGGGCAGACTGCACAAAGAACTGGACAGAGAAGATCTTGCGTCAGACCGAGGTTCTGCTACAGCCAAACCCCA GTGCCAGAGTGGAAGAGTTCCTGTATGAGAAGCTGGACAGGAAGGTGCCTTCCCGGGTCACCAacggggagctgctggcacagtaCATGACAGAGGCAGCCAATGACTTTGGGCCAGGGACACCTTATG GAAAGACTTTGATTAAAGTTGGAGAGACTCAGAGGCGCTTGGGTGCAGCAGAACGGGAATTCATCCGCTCTGCCTCCATCAGCTTCCTGACCCCGCTGCGCAACTTCCTGGAGGGGGACTGGAGAACCATCTCT AAAGAGAGGAGGATCCTGCAGAACCGACGCCTGGACCTGGATGCCTGCAAAGCCAGGTTGAAGAAGGCCAAAGCTGCCGAGGCAAAAGCAGCG gctgtgcctgacTTTCAGGAAACCAGACCTCGTAATTACGTGCTCTCCGCCAGCGCATCAGCG CTCTGGAGCGACGAGGTGGAAAAG GCGGAGCACGAGCTCAGGCTCACCCAGACCGAGTTCGACCGGCAGGCGGAGGTGAcccggctgctgctggagggcatCAGCAGCACCCAC gtgAATCATCTTCGCTGTCTCCACGAGTTTGTGGAGTCTCAGACCAACTACTATGCTCAGTGCTACCAGTTCATGCTGGATCTACAGAAGCAGCTGGGCAG CTCCAAAGGAGAAAT ATTTTCAGGTACGTTCGTGGGCAACACAGAATCTGCATCTccggcagctgctgcctctcctcctgttgctgctgccaccctccctgctgtgcctaCAATCCCAGTGGTGCCCACAATTGTTGGGGTGCCCAACACCGTGGCAGAGGGGGTGCTGAACCCCAATGAAGTCAAACCTCCTGCCAGTGGGACACGCAGGGCCAGAGTCCTCTACGACTACGAAGCAGCCGACAGCACCGAGCTGGCACTTCTTGCAGATGAG ATGATCACTGTGTACAGCCTGCCAGGCATGGATCCAGACTGGCTCATAGGGGAAAGAGGGAACCAGAAAGGGAAAGTTCCTGTCACTTACTTGGAACTGTTAAGTTAA